A genomic window from Cupriavidus basilensis includes:
- a CDS encoding ABC transporter permease, with protein MSLFSLLGALEIGLIFSLVALGVLISFRILNFPDLTVDGSFPLGGAVAATLIASGQDPFIATALAIVAGAFAGFVTGWLNVRLKIMDLLASILMMIALYSINLRIMGKPNVPLITESTIFTILQPDWMPDYMLRPALLLIVVVVAKLGLDWFFSSQLGLAMRATGANPRMARSQGIATGRATLAGMALSNGLVALAGALFAQTQGGSDISMGIGTIVIGLAAVIIGESILPARRLVYTTLAVVLGAILYRFFIALALNSEFIGLKAQDLNLVTAVLVTGALVLPGTRKKLFGRKNGGA; from the coding sequence ATGTCCCTCTTTTCCCTGCTGGGTGCCCTGGAGATCGGCCTGATCTTCAGCCTCGTCGCCCTGGGGGTGCTGATCTCCTTTCGCATCCTCAATTTCCCCGATCTGACCGTCGACGGCAGCTTCCCGCTGGGTGGCGCCGTGGCGGCCACGCTGATCGCCTCTGGCCAGGATCCGTTCATCGCCACCGCGCTGGCGATTGTTGCGGGCGCCTTTGCCGGCTTCGTCACCGGCTGGCTCAACGTGCGCCTCAAGATCATGGACCTGCTGGCCAGTATCCTGATGATGATCGCGCTGTACTCGATCAATCTGCGCATCATGGGCAAGCCCAATGTGCCGCTGATCACCGAGTCGACCATCTTCACCATCCTGCAGCCGGACTGGATGCCCGACTACATGCTGCGCCCCGCGCTGCTGCTGATCGTGGTGGTCGTGGCCAAGCTTGGCCTGGACTGGTTCTTCTCCTCGCAGCTCGGCCTGGCCATGCGAGCCACCGGCGCCAATCCGCGCATGGCGCGCTCCCAGGGCATCGCCACCGGCCGCGCCACGCTGGCGGGCATGGCGCTGTCCAACGGACTGGTAGCCCTCGCGGGCGCGCTGTTCGCGCAGACCCAGGGCGGCTCCGATATCTCCATGGGCATCGGCACGATCGTGATCGGCCTGGCCGCGGTGATCATCGGCGAGAGCATCCTGCCGGCGCGCCGGCTGGTGTACACCACGCTGGCCGTGGTGCTGGGCGCCATCCTCTACCGCTTCTTCATTGCGCTGGCCCTGAACAGCGAGTTCATCGGCCTCAAGGCCCAAGACCTGAACCTGGTCACGGCTGTACTGGTGACCGGCGCCCTGGTGCTGCCGGGAACCCGCAAGAAGCTGTTCGGCCGCAAGAACGGAGGTGCCTGA
- a CDS encoding ABC transporter substrate-binding protein: MKCLKTSTKTILGSAVALALLYGGAVQAQTVKVLSIVDHPALDAIRDGVRDELKTAGFDADKNLKWEYQSAQGNTGTAAQIARKFVGDQPNVIVAIATPSAQAVVAATKSVPVVYSGVTDPVAAQLVKSWSASGTNVTGVSDKLPLDRQVALIKRVVPKAKTVGMVYNPGEANSVVVVKELKAMLAKEGMTLKEAAAPRTVDIGAAAKSLIGKVDVIYTNTDNNVVSAYEALVKVANESKIPLVAADTDSVKRGAIAALGINYGDLGHQTGKVVVRILKGEKPGAIASETSDKLELFVNTGAAEKQGVTLSPELIKEAKTVIK, from the coding sequence ATGAAGTGTCTCAAGACATCGACCAAGACCATCCTGGGCAGCGCCGTCGCCCTCGCGCTGCTGTACGGTGGCGCCGTACAGGCCCAGACCGTCAAGGTGCTCTCGATCGTCGACCATCCCGCGCTGGACGCCATCCGCGATGGCGTGCGCGACGAGTTGAAGACCGCCGGCTTTGACGCCGACAAGAACCTGAAGTGGGAATACCAGAGCGCCCAGGGCAATACCGGCACGGCCGCGCAGATCGCCCGCAAGTTCGTTGGCGACCAGCCCAATGTGATCGTGGCCATCGCCACGCCGTCGGCCCAGGCCGTGGTGGCCGCCACCAAATCGGTGCCGGTGGTGTACTCCGGCGTGACCGATCCGGTCGCCGCCCAGCTGGTCAAGAGCTGGAGCGCATCGGGCACCAATGTGACCGGCGTGTCGGACAAGCTGCCGCTGGACCGCCAGGTTGCCCTGATCAAGCGCGTGGTGCCCAAGGCCAAGACGGTCGGCATGGTCTACAACCCCGGTGAAGCCAACTCGGTGGTGGTGGTCAAGGAGCTGAAAGCGATGCTAGCCAAGGAAGGCATGACGCTGAAGGAAGCCGCCGCACCGCGCACGGTCGACATCGGCGCCGCCGCCAAGAGCCTGATCGGCAAGGTCGATGTGATCTACACCAACACCGACAACAACGTCGTGTCGGCGTACGAAGCCCTGGTCAAGGTCGCCAACGAGTCGAAGATCCCGCTGGTGGCCGCCGATACCGACAGCGTCAAGCGTGGCGCCATTGCCGCGCTGGGCATCAACTACGGCGACCTGGGCCATCAGACCGGCAAGGTGGTGGTGCGTATCCTGAAGGGCGAGAAGCCCGGCGCGATCGCTTCGGAAACCAGCGACAAGCTGGAACTGTTCGTGAACACCGGCGCGGCCGAGAAGCAAGGCGTGACGCTGTCGCCCGAACTGATCAAGGAAGCGAAGACCGTCATCAAGTAA
- a CDS encoding aldo/keto reductase — translation METTRLGRSDLQVSRICLGTMTFGEQNTEAEGHSQLDYALSRGINFIDTAEMYPVKPRAETYGSTERIVGTWLKRQQRERIVLATKVAGPARMPWIRNGGDLTPDSIRAAVDASLARLQTDYIDLYQIHWPARNAPIFGQKQFDPANERECASIQAQLEAMGELVRAGKIRYVGVSNETPWGVAEFVKQAELHGLPRIATIQNPYNLLNRSFEQGLDEACFRTDVSLLVYSPLAFGQLTGKYLGGDLAHPMFDAQAKGRLTRFPPDWSPRYLRPESLAAAARYVTLAREHGLSPATLALAWSYSRWFAASTIVGATSLEQLRENIDAWQTPLPEAATAAIARIHAEIHNPAQ, via the coding sequence ATGGAAACCACCCGTCTTGGCCGCAGCGACCTGCAGGTTTCGCGCATCTGCCTGGGCACCATGACCTTCGGCGAGCAGAACACCGAAGCCGAAGGCCACAGCCAGCTCGACTACGCGCTGTCGCGCGGCATCAACTTCATCGACACCGCAGAGATGTACCCGGTCAAGCCGCGTGCCGAAACTTATGGCAGCACCGAGCGCATCGTCGGCACCTGGCTCAAGCGCCAGCAGCGTGAGCGTATCGTGCTGGCCACCAAGGTGGCGGGCCCGGCGCGCATGCCGTGGATCCGCAATGGCGGCGACCTGACCCCGGACAGCATCCGCGCGGCGGTGGACGCCTCGCTGGCGCGCCTGCAGACCGATTACATCGACCTGTACCAGATCCACTGGCCCGCTCGCAACGCGCCCATCTTCGGGCAAAAGCAGTTCGATCCGGCCAATGAGCGCGAGTGCGCCTCGATCCAGGCGCAGCTCGAAGCCATGGGCGAGCTGGTGCGCGCGGGCAAGATCCGCTATGTCGGCGTGTCCAACGAAACGCCGTGGGGCGTGGCCGAGTTCGTCAAGCAGGCGGAGCTGCACGGCCTGCCGCGCATCGCCACCATCCAGAACCCGTACAACCTGCTCAACCGCAGCTTCGAGCAGGGCCTGGACGAGGCGTGCTTTCGCACCGACGTGAGCCTGCTGGTATACAGCCCGCTGGCCTTTGGCCAGCTCACCGGCAAGTACCTCGGTGGCGACCTCGCCCACCCCATGTTTGACGCGCAGGCCAAGGGCCGCCTGACGCGCTTCCCGCCCGACTGGAGCCCGCGCTACCTGCGCCCGGAAAGCCTGGCCGCGGCCGCCCGCTATGTGACGCTGGCACGCGAGCACGGCCTCTCGCCGGCAACGCTGGCGCTGGCCTGGAGCTACTCGCGCTGGTTCGCGGCGAGCACCATCGTCGGCGCCACCTCGCTGGAACAACTGCGCGAGAACATCGATGCCTGGCAAACGCCGCTGCCCGAGGCGGCAACCGCGGCCATTGCCCGCATCCACGCCGAAATCCACAATCCGGCGCAGTAA
- a CDS encoding quinone-dependent dihydroorotate dehydrogenase, whose amino-acid sequence MLNALYPLFRPALFSMDAEDAHHFTLNNLLRAKRMGLAGCIGNTIADDPRTVMGVRFPNPVGLAAGLDKDGAYIDGLAAFGFGFIEVGTVTPRPQAGNPRPRMFRLPQADALINRMGFNNGGVDAFIANVNASRWKAEGGVLGLNIGKNADTPIERAVDDYLHCLERVYPHASYVTVNISSPNTKNLRQLQGASELDHLLCTLKDAQQRLADKYKRYVPLALKIAPDLDADQIGNIGDALVRHRIDGVIATNTTIARDAVRGLPHGEEAGGLSGRPVFESSTRVVKSLRAVVGDAVPIVGVGGIFSGADAQAKIAAGAQLVQVYSGLIYRGPVLVKECAAALRA is encoded by the coding sequence GTGCTGAACGCGCTCTACCCCCTGTTTCGCCCCGCCCTGTTCTCGATGGATGCGGAGGACGCTCACCATTTCACCCTCAACAACCTGCTCCGCGCCAAGCGCATGGGGCTGGCGGGCTGCATCGGCAATACCATCGCCGATGACCCGCGCACGGTGATGGGCGTGCGCTTCCCCAACCCGGTTGGCCTGGCCGCCGGGCTCGACAAGGATGGCGCCTACATCGACGGGCTGGCCGCCTTCGGCTTCGGCTTTATCGAGGTGGGCACCGTAACGCCGCGCCCGCAGGCGGGCAACCCGCGGCCACGCATGTTCCGCCTGCCGCAGGCGGATGCGCTGATCAACCGCATGGGCTTCAACAACGGCGGCGTGGATGCCTTTATCGCCAATGTGAATGCGTCGCGCTGGAAGGCCGAAGGCGGCGTGCTGGGCCTGAACATCGGCAAGAACGCCGATACGCCGATCGAGCGCGCGGTGGACGATTACCTGCACTGCCTGGAACGGGTCTACCCGCACGCCAGCTACGTCACCGTGAATATCTCCTCGCCGAACACCAAGAACCTGCGCCAGTTGCAGGGTGCCAGCGAGCTCGACCACCTGCTCTGCACGCTCAAGGACGCGCAGCAGCGCCTGGCCGACAAGTACAAGCGCTACGTGCCGCTCGCGCTCAAGATCGCGCCGGACCTCGATGCCGACCAGATCGGCAATATCGGCGATGCGCTGGTCCGCCACCGGATCGACGGCGTGATCGCCACCAACACCACGATCGCCCGTGACGCCGTCAGGGGCCTGCCGCACGGCGAGGAAGCCGGCGGCCTGTCGGGCCGGCCGGTGTTCGAATCCTCCACGCGCGTGGTCAAGAGCCTGCGCGCGGTGGTTGGGGACGCGGTGCCGATCGTTGGCGTGGGCGGCATCTTCAGCGGTGCCGATGCGCAAGCCAAGATCGCGGCTGGCGCGCAACTGGTGCAGGTGTACAGCGGGCTGATCTACCGCGGCCCGGTGCTGGTCAAGGAATGCGCCGCCGCACTGCGCGCCTGA